One genomic region from Leptolyngbyaceae cyanobacterium JSC-12 encodes:
- a CDS encoding hypothetical protein (IMG reference gene:2510097915): MEILAPILEFLAGLAPWILFLLLLAGAAGLAFIWVRVLILKNFFDQIGNLFKDVFALVVPKKWDSAKTLILLGGFSWFMSLLVGSVAQSIIAFVGWIFLIAGIHWVMHEEKGLKEILTINGFFIGPWITGALICYFLFGTRDGVPPIAYILWAPLSAVIAGIPKFIGTDSVLKTPIWVKPKPGDRQYLINLALINLLISCWLQLGLTTRQWLADYPTMQFDDFSSSAFVINLQPNNGASSRGVQVLNQAEAELKANLQGQSWSQVERWLLNFDTQLRLLEEDVFKRLPKTRENDYWTIFGKILPGEYNIQLISHWQGPSSNASGFHYTKTCKISRVAPMDVSGQLGNQGSTLPQVGNAKVECGQVEGPVKGEPEAQL; this comes from the coding sequence ATGGAAATTCTTGCTCCAATCCTGGAATTTCTGGCCGGTTTAGCTCCCTGGATTCTGTTTCTGTTGTTGCTAGCGGGGGCTGCTGGGCTGGCATTTATTTGGGTCAGAGTTCTAATTCTCAAAAACTTTTTTGATCAAATTGGGAATTTGTTCAAAGATGTGTTTGCACTGGTTGTTCCCAAAAAGTGGGATTCTGCCAAAACCCTGATCTTGCTGGGGGGCTTCTCATGGTTTATGTCCTTGCTGGTAGGGAGTGTTGCGCAAAGCATCATCGCTTTTGTGGGCTGGATCTTTTTGATTGCAGGCATTCATTGGGTGATGCACGAAGAAAAAGGACTGAAGGAAATCCTGACAATTAACGGGTTTTTTATCGGTCCCTGGATTACAGGCGCGTTGATTTGCTACTTTCTCTTTGGTACGCGAGATGGCGTTCCACCAATCGCTTATATTCTTTGGGCACCGCTCTCGGCAGTAATTGCTGGAATTCCTAAATTTATTGGCACCGATAGCGTCCTTAAAACACCGATCTGGGTTAAGCCCAAACCTGGCGATCGCCAATATCTGATCAACCTGGCATTAATCAATCTCCTGATTAGCTGCTGGTTACAACTTGGATTGACCACACGTCAATGGTTGGCAGATTACCCCACTATGCAATTCGACGATTTCAGCAGTAGTGCTTTCGTGATTAATCTTCAACCCAATAATGGAGCCAGTTCCCGTGGAGTGCAGGTGTTGAACCAGGCAGAAGCCGAGTTAAAAGCCAATCTGCAAGGGCAATCGTGGTCTCAGGTTGAGCGATGGTTGCTTAACTTCGACACTCAACTAAGGCTATTAGAAGAAGATGTTTTCAAGCGCTTACCAAAAACCCGAGAGAACGATTACTGGACGATTTTTGGGAAAATTTTGCCAGGAGAATACAACATTCAATTGATATCTCATTGGCAAGGTCCCTCCTCCAATGCATCTGGGTTTCACTACACGAAAACTTGTAAAATTTCTCGCGTTGCTCCGATGGACGTATCTGGTCAATTGGGTAACCAGGGTTCGACGCTGCCTCAGGTGGGCAATGCCAAAGTTGAGTGTGGGCAGGTGGAAGGACCAGTGAAGGGAGAACCGGAAGCACAGTTGTGA